The Coffea arabica cultivar ET-39 chromosome 1e, Coffea Arabica ET-39 HiFi, whole genome shotgun sequence genome has a window encoding:
- the LOC140017083 gene encoding stromal cell-derived factor 2-like protein — MAISFFGLAIFLFLTLDSDSPLPPSLSLPKASRHVMITYGSVIKRTKFRLHSHDVPYGSGSGQQSVTGFPNVDDSNSYWIVRPISDTNAQQRDTIKDGTIIRLQHMRTRKWLHSHLLNISLTMMPIAVMPYAINLLISK; from the exons ATGGCAATCTCATTTTTCGGTCTcgccattttcctttttcttaccCTTGACTCCGATTCACCTCTTCCCCCGTCTCTATCGCTTCCGAAGGCGTCCAG GCATGTGATG ATTACTTATGGGTCAGTGATCAAGAGAACAAAGTTTAGGCTGCATTCGCATGATGTACCATATGGCTCTGGTAGTGGGCAGCAGTCCGTCACTGGTTTTCCCAATGTTGATGACTCAAACAGCTATTGG ATTGTTAGACCTATATCAGATACCAATGCCCAACAAAGGGATACAATCAAAGATGGTACCATCATCAGGCTGCAACACATGAGGACTAGAAAATGGTTACATAGCCACTTGCTAAATATAAGTCTTACTATGATGCCTATTGCTGTTATGCCTTATGCAATTAATCTTCTTATCAGTAAATAG
- the LOC113740919 gene encoding uncharacterized protein has translation MRGEWNGLQALICHECPYAYYIHCLAYRRQLALVAASREVASVHQFFSNLVFIINIVTASSKRNDELKEAQTIEVATKIANGELEIGRGLNQIGTLKRAGVTPWGSHLDSISSLLKMFNATCVVLSNIAANGGDANFALNQLLSFQFVFTLYLMKDIMEITHLLCIALQRKSQDILNAIHLVSSTTKLLKNFRDSGWDDFLVKVKLFCEQHQIDIPDMNAQYIARRGRSRSHHDEISVEHYYRVDIFLATIDYQLQELHSRFNDHTVELLVLSTALDPRNGFMLFKIDDICKLAEKFYPNDFMEQEPVRLRIELQHFELDIPNHPELQE, from the coding sequence ATGAGAGGTGAATGGAATGGCTTGCAAGCTTTAATTTGCCATGAATGTCCATATGCCTATTACATTCATTGTTTGGCCTATAGGCGTCAACTTGCTTTAGTTGCAGCTTCTAGAGAAGTAGCTTCTGTTCACCAATTCTTCTCCAATTTAGTTTTCATTATCAACATTGTTACGGCATCTAGCAAACGTAATGATGAATTAAAGGAGGCTCAAACAATTGAAGTTGCTACTAAGATTGCTAATGGTGAACTTGAAATTGGAAGGGGGCTTAATCAAATTGGCACTTTAAAACGAGCTGGAGTTACTCCTTGGGGTTCTCATTTGGATTCTATTTCTAGTTTACTGAAAATGTTCAATGCTACTTGTGTGGTTTTAAGTAACATTGCAGCAAATGGAGGAGATGCTAATTTTGCTTTGAATCAGTTGTTATCCTTTCAGTTTGTTTTCACTTTGTATCTTATGAAAGACATTATGGAAATTACTCATCTTCTTTGTATAGCATTGCAACGTAAATCTCAAGATATTTTGAATGCAATACATCTTGTCTCAAGCACAACAAAGCTACTGAAGAATTTTCGAGATTCGGGATGGGATGATTTCTTGGTGAAAGTTAAATTATTTTGTGAGCAACATCAAATTGATATCCCGGATATGAATGCTCAATATATTGCAAGACGTGGTAGATCTCGAAGTCATCATGATGAGATTAGTGTGGAGCATTATTATCGAGTGGATATATTTCTTGCAACAATTGATTATCAATTGCAAGAGTTACATAGCAGGTTTAATGATCATACCGTGGAATTGCTTGTTTTGAGCACTGCATTAGATCCTAGAAATGGATTTATGCTGTTCAAGATTGATGATATTTGTAAACTTGCAGAGAAGTTCTATCCgaatgattttatggagcaagaaCCAGTACGTCTAAGAATAGAACTTCAACATTTTGAGCTCGACATTCCAAATCATCCTGAATTGCAAGAATAA